In Symphalangus syndactylus isolate Jambi chromosome 15, NHGRI_mSymSyn1-v2.1_pri, whole genome shotgun sequence, the following are encoded in one genomic region:
- the LOC129464237 gene encoding tubulin beta chain-like, which translates to MMAASDPRHGRYLIVAAVFHSRMSMKEVDEQMLNVQNKNSSCFVEWIPNNVKTAVCDIPPRGLKMAVTFIGNRTAIQELFKRISEQFTAMFCRKAFLHWYTGEGMDEMEFTEAESNVNDLVSEYQQYQDATAEEEEDFGEEAEEEA; encoded by the coding sequence ATGATGGCTGCCTCTGACCCCCGCCACGGCCGATACCTCATCGTGGCTGCCGTCTTCCATAGTCGGATGTCCATGAAGGAGGTCGATGAGCAGATGCTTAATGTGCAGAACAAGAACAGCAGCTGCTTTGTGGAATGGATCCCCAACAACGTCAAGACAGCTGTCTGTGACATCCCACCTCGTGGCCTCAAGATGGCAGTCACCTTCATCGGCAATAGAACGGCCATCCAGGAGCTCTTCAAGCGCATCTCGGAGCAGTTCACTGCCATGTTCTGCCGGAAGGCCTTCCTCCACTGGTACACAGGCGAGGGCATGGACGAGATGGAGTTCACTGAGGCTGAGAGCAACGTCAACGACCTCGTCTCTGAGTATCAGCAGTACCAGGATGCCactgcagaggaggaggaggatttcGGTGAGGAGGCCGAAGAGGAGGCCTAA